The Candidatus Woesearchaeota archaeon genome window below encodes:
- a CDS encoding 50S ribosomal protein L16, translating to MVSIRKAISYRRLERPYTRRSKFRAKSYIRANPASKIVRYDMGSANKSDQFPVQLFLKSKSNLQIRHNAIESARQVSNRVLEEKIGKGNYHLKIRIYPHHILRENPLASGAGADRMSTGMAASFGKPIGIAARVFKDQIIFQINTSKEHVTTAKIALNKARQKLPCQCLIEMVEKSKTAGKPVAMASA from the coding sequence ATGGTAAGCATTAGAAAAGCAATCTCCTATCGACGGCTCGAACGTCCCTATACTCGGCGTTCAAAGTTCAGAGCTAAATCCTACATCAGAGCCAACCCCGCCAGCAAAATCGTGCGGTATGACATGGGCAGCGCGAATAAAAGCGACCAGTTTCCAGTACAACTGTTTCTGAAATCAAAGAGCAACCTTCAAATTCGCCATAATGCTATCGAATCAGCACGGCAAGTCTCAAACCGCGTGCTGGAAGAGAAAATCGGCAAAGGAAACTATCACCTGAAAATCCGCATTTATCCTCACCACATCCTTCGTGAAAACCCGCTTGCATCCGGCGCTGGCGCAGACCGTATGAGCACTGGCATGGCAGCGTCTTTCGGCAAGCCAATCGGCATTGCAGCGCGTGTGTTCAAGGATCAGATCATTTTTCAGATTAACACCTCAAAAGAGCACGTTACCACTGCAAAAATCGCACTCAACAAAGCTCGACAGAAACTCCCGTGCCAATGCCTGATTGAGATGGTTGAGAAAAGCAAAACTGCAGGAAAACCAGTAGCGATGGCGAGTGCTTAA
- a CDS encoding DUF475 domain-containing protein produces the protein MSLDILSMIMTVVGLCLFETVSSLDNAVINAEVLHTMSARARKWFLLWGMLFAVFIVRGILPLIIIWWTAPQLGLWGAFTATFSSDPRAVAAIESSAPVLLVGGGIFLVFLFFHWLFLEPKMYGLHTERTERFFERHGVWFFAVVSILLAVITWFALQKNPLMAFSAVIGSTAFFITHGFKQNAEKMEHQMIHGKGHMSDWSKIMYLEVIDSTFSIDGVLGAFAFTLSIPLILFGNGLGALVVRQVTIGNIERVKKYKLLKNGAMYSILILGAIMIAESFGVHIPSIVPPLTTLGVLGYFLYQAKKQLKMTQAAS, from the coding sequence ATGTCCCTTGACATCCTTTCCATGATCATGACCGTTGTCGGCCTCTGCCTTTTTGAGACCGTCAGCAGCCTTGACAATGCAGTCATCAATGCAGAAGTTCTCCACACGATGAGCGCCCGTGCGCGGAAATGGTTCTTGTTGTGGGGCATGTTGTTTGCTGTTTTTATTGTCCGTGGTATTCTCCCTCTTATTATCATCTGGTGGACTGCGCCTCAACTCGGATTGTGGGGCGCGTTCACTGCAACATTCAGCTCTGATCCGCGAGCTGTTGCAGCCATAGAATCATCCGCCCCTGTTCTTCTTGTCGGCGGCGGCATTTTTTTGGTCTTTTTATTTTTCCACTGGCTGTTTTTGGAGCCGAAAATGTATGGCCTGCATACCGAGCGTACGGAGCGATTTTTTGAGCGCCATGGAGTCTGGTTTTTTGCGGTTGTTTCGATACTCCTTGCGGTCATCACCTGGTTTGCGCTGCAAAAAAATCCCCTGATGGCATTCAGTGCCGTGATTGGCTCAACGGCCTTTTTCATCACGCACGGCTTCAAGCAGAATGCCGAAAAGATGGAGCATCAGATGATACACGGCAAAGGACATATGAGTGACTGGAGCAAGATTATGTACCTTGAAGTGATTGACTCTACGTTTTCCATCGACGGTGTACTTGGAGCGTTTGCATTTACGCTTTCCATTCCGTTAATTCTGTTTGGTAATGGTCTCGGCGCTCTGGTTGTGCGACAAGTGACCATTGGAAACATTGAGCGCGTCAAGAAATACAAGCTCCTCAAGAATGGTGCTATGTATTCAATTCTTATACTCGGTGCGATTATGATTGCAGAAAGCTTTGGCGTGCACATACCCAGCATTGTGCCACCGTTGACAACACTCGGGGTACTTGGATACTTCTTGTATCAGGCGAAGAAACAATTGAAAATGACGCAAGCTGCCAGTTGA
- a CDS encoding CNNM domain-containing protein, translated as MEIIKIVIVIVLVVVSGLFSGLLLGLMSLSLDMLRRKVALNNPAAVRIYPLRKKSNQLLCTLILGNVAVNTTIALVLGSLTSGFIAGVIATSLIVVFGEILPQAFFAKHGLVYGAKAAGLVELLMVLFYPITKPIALLLDKLVGGNLPTIYSRKEFHLLLRQQRTRAEKLGKSDIAHHEFDLLERGLVLSEKRVKDIMTPFNTASVINRNAVLDKKVIGMFRERGYSRVPVFDPVRRTIVGLLYAKDLFHISPGDKVKVTVETMMRKTVQYISPDDRLDRVLELFKKKHTHLFIVRNHRGKITGILSLEDVLEEIVGEIIDEYD; from the coding sequence ATGGAAATAATCAAAATTGTCATTGTTATAGTGCTCGTTGTAGTGTCAGGGCTTTTTTCAGGACTGCTTCTGGGGCTGATGAGCCTGAGCCTCGACATGCTCCGGCGCAAAGTTGCGCTTAATAACCCTGCAGCGGTTCGCATCTACCCGTTGCGCAAGAAGAGCAACCAACTGCTCTGCACGCTTATTCTTGGCAATGTGGCAGTTAACACCACCATTGCCTTGGTACTTGGTTCACTAACTTCAGGATTTATTGCAGGCGTCATTGCAACCAGCCTTATTGTGGTGTTTGGAGAGATTCTTCCCCAAGCATTCTTTGCTAAACATGGCCTTGTCTATGGGGCAAAGGCTGCTGGCCTCGTTGAGCTTTTGATGGTATTATTTTACCCTATCACAAAACCAATTGCGCTATTATTGGACAAGCTCGTTGGCGGGAATCTACCAACCATCTATTCACGCAAGGAGTTTCACCTCCTGCTCCGGCAGCAACGCACCCGGGCTGAGAAGCTTGGAAAGTCTGACATCGCGCACCACGAGTTTGACCTGCTTGAACGCGGCTTAGTATTGTCAGAGAAACGAGTAAAAGACATTATGACTCCCTTCAATACTGCTTCAGTTATCAACCGAAACGCAGTGCTTGATAAGAAAGTCATCGGCATGTTTCGTGAACGCGGATATTCTCGTGTGCCGGTCTTTGACCCGGTGCGGCGGACTATTGTCGGCCTACTCTACGCAAAAGATCTTTTCCATATCAGCCCTGGTGACAAGGTGAAGGTTACCGTTGAAACAATGATGCGTAAAACTGTCCAGTACATCAGTCCTGATGACCGGCTTGACCGGGTATTGGAACTGTTTAAGAAAAAGCACACGCACTTATTTATTGTCAGAAATCATCGAGGGAAAATCACCGGCATTCTCAGCCTTGAAGATGTCCTTGAAGAAATTGTCGGTGAGATAATCGATGAGTATGATTAA